The proteins below come from a single Aegilops tauschii subsp. strangulata cultivar AL8/78 chromosome 6, Aet v6.0, whole genome shotgun sequence genomic window:
- the LOC109740012 gene encoding acetyl-coenzyme A synthetase, chloroplastic/glyoxysomal — MGAATAGQQAGGTPDKLRHVESMSELPSGAGTISGISAVVLGESLADEEHDLVFPSAEFSASALVSSPKQYKEMYERSIKDPAGFWSEIADAFYWKEKWNPSEVCSENLDVSKGPVHISWFKGGKTNICYNAVDRNIEAGNGDKIAMYWEGNEPGQDGKLTYSELREKVCQLANYLKSVGVGKGDAVVIYLPMLLELPIAMLACARIGAVHSVVFAGFSADSLAQRIVDCKPKLVLTCNAVKRGPKPILLKDIVDAALVESEKNGFSVGICLTYENQSVMKRQDTKWQAGRDVWWQDVVTNFPTKCDVEWVDAEDPLFLLYTSGSTGKPKGVMHTSGGYMVYTATTFKYAFDYKPTDIYWCTADCGWITGHSYVTYGPLLNGAAVLVFEGTPNYPDAGRCWDIVDKYKVSIFYTAPTLVRSLMRDGNEYVTRYSRKSLRVLGSVGEPINPSAWRWFYNVVGDSKCPISDTWWQTETGGFMMTPLPGAWPQKPGSATFPFFGVQPVIVDEKGQEIEGECSGYLCIKKSWPGAFRTLYGDHDRYETTYFKPFAGYYFTGDGCSRDKDGYHWLTGRVDDVINVSGHRIGTAEVESALVSHPQCAEAAVVGVEHEVKGQGIYAFVTLVDGVPYSEELRKSLISKVRTQIGAFAAPDRIHWAPGLPKTRSGKIMRRILRKIAAKQLDELGDISTLADPGVVDQLIALKDC; from the exons ATGGGCGCCGCAACCGCGGGCCAGCAGGCGGGCGGGACCCCGGACAAGCTCCGGCACGTCGAGTCCATGTCCGAGCTGCCCTCCGGCGCCGGGACCATCTCCGGGATCAGCGCCGTCGTGCTCGGCGAGTCGCTCGCCGacgaggagcacgacctcgtctTCCCCAGCGCCGAGTTCTCCGCCTCCGCCCTCGTCTCCTCCCCCAAGCAG TACAAGGAGATGTACGAGAGGTCCATCAAGGACCCGGCCGGGTTCTGGTCAGAGATCGCCGACGCCTTCTACTGGAAGGAGAAGTGGAACCCCAGCGAGGTCTGCTCCGAGAACCTCGACGTCAGCAAGGGCCCTGTCCACATCAGT TGGTTCAAAGGGGGCAAAACCAACATATGCTACAATGCCGTCGACCGCAACATCGAGGCTGGGAATGGGGACAAGATTGCAATGTACTGGGAGGGCAATGAGCCCGGTCAGGATGGGAAGCTCACCTATTCTGAGCTCCGGGAGAAGGTTTGCCAG CTTGCCAATTACTTGAAAAGTGTTGGTGTCGGCAAGGGGGATGCCGTGGTGATCTACCTACCGATGCTGCTGGAGCTTCCCATTGCCATGCTTGCGTGTGCGCGTATCGGTGCTGTCCATTCG GTTGTGTTTGCTGGCTTCTCTGCGGATTCGCTGGCCCAAAGGATCGTTGATTGCAAGCCTAAGCTTGTGCTCACTTGCAATGCCGTGAAAAGGGGGCCCAAGCCCATTCTTCTCAAAGATATAGTGGATGCTGCTCTGGTGGAAAGTGAGAAGAATGGATTCTCTGTAG GTATTTGTTTGACATACGAAAACCAGTCAGTAATGAAGAGGCAAGACACAAAATGGCAAGCGGGAAGGGATGTTTGGTGGCAG GATGTTGTGACCAATTTTCCTACCAAGTGTGATGTGGAATGGGTGGATGCGGAGGATCCATTGTTTCTTTTGTACACGAGTGGCAGCACCGGAAAACCAAAG GGTGTTATGCATACTTCTGGGGGCTATATGGTGTATACTGCAACAACATTTAAGTATGCATTTGATTACAAGCCAACAGACATATACTG GTGCACTGCGGACTGTGGCTGGATTACTGGACATAGCTATGTGACATATGGCCCACTCCTGAATGGAGCTGCAGTTCTTGTTTTTGAAGGG ACTCCAAACTACCCTGATGCCGGTAGGTGCTGGGACATTGTGGACAAGTACAAGGTGTCGATATTTTATACCGCGCCAACACTCGTCCGTTCACTCATGCGCGATGGTAATGAG TATGTTACACGCTACTCTCGAAAATCTCTCCGAGTCCTGGGAAGCGTTGGTGAGCCAATTAATCCTAGTGCATGGAG ATGGTTCTACAATGTTGTTGGGGATTCAAAGTGCCCCATATCAGATACTTGGTGGCAGACTGAAACTGGTGGCTTCATG ATGACTCCTTTACCTGGTGCCTGGCCTCAGAAACCGGGCTCTGCAACATTTCCTTTCTTTGGTGTGCAG CCGGTCATTGTTGATGAGAAAGGACAGGAGATTGAAGGAGAATGTAGTGGATATCTTTGCATTAAAAAATCATGGCCTGGGGCTTTCCGGACCCTCTATGGAGATCATGACAGATATGAGACGACATACTTCAAGCCATTTGCTGGCTACTATTTCACTGGTGATGGTTGCAGCAG GGACAAGGATGGTTACCACTGGCTTACTGGAAGAGTAGATGATGTTATCAACGTTAG TGGGCATCGAATTGGCACAGCAGAGGTTGAGTCTGCTTTGGTTTCGCATCCACAGTGTGCAGAGGCCGCTGTTGTTGGTGTTGAGCATGAG GTCAAAGGTCAGGGAATATATGCTTTTGTAACTTTGGTGGATGGCGTTCCTTACAGTGAAGAACTACGAAAGAGCCTCATATCAAAAGTCCGCACTCAG ATCGGGGCATTTGCAGCTCCAGACAGGATCCACTGGGCGCCGGGGCTCCCCAAGACCCGCAGCGGCAAGATCATGCGCAGGATCCTGCGCAAGATCGCCGCGAAGCAGCTGGATGAGCTCGGCGACATAAGCACTCTCGCTGACCCCGGCGTCGTCGACCAGCTGATTGCGCTCAAAGATTGCTAG
- the LOC109740026 gene encoding uncharacterized protein, protein MHNLLPKKFRPERERENSSMELQFQQQQQQCQYEAAVGKAAAAAAKGRGSSKCKFVGVRQRPSGRWVAEIKDTTHKIRVWLGTFETAEEAARAYDEAACLLRGSNTRTNFATAAPAAASSPPDSPLASRIRTLLTHKKLKKSASPPPRAPSQQPAVTIGLATAASNASAGNSTSSTSSTISFAMSAGGAAAHHTPTPGLSNHMTYHQWINHGGEQLHQHLEHQPWPATLSPAAPTLAARRNVAECRVIADAARPEKQEDTASPGAAMSGVVQQEQDDGFDIGSDPCDSLWDLPPICQLSCLAGLSSCTRG, encoded by the coding sequence ATGCACAACCTCCTCCCCAAAAAGTTCagaccagagagagagagagagaattcATCAATGGAGCTCCagttccagcagcagcagcagcaatgcCAGTACGAGGCGGCGgtgggcaaggcggcggcggcggcggcgaaggggaGGGGCAGCAGCAAGTGCAAGTTCGTCGGGGTGCGGCAGCGGCCGTCGGGGAGGTGGGTGGCGGAGATCAAGGACACCACGCACAAGATACGGGTGTGGCTCGGCACCTTCGAGaccgccgaggaggccgcgcGCGCCTACGACGAGGCCGCCTGCCTCCTCCGGGGCTCCAACACGCGGACCAACttcgccaccgccgcccccgccgccgcctcctcgccgccggACTCGCCGCTCGCGTCCAGGATCCGCACCCTGCTCACCCACAAGAAGCTCAAGAAGagcgcctccccgccgccgcgggCGCCGTCCCAGCAGCCCGCTGTTACCATCGGCCTCGCCACGGCAGCTAGTAATGCCAGCGCCGGTAACAGCACcagcagcaccagctcgaccatcAGCTTCGCCATGAGCGCCGGTGGAGCCGCCGCTCATCACACTCCCACTCCCGGCCTCTCTAACCACATGACCTACCACCAGTGGATCAACCACGGAGGCGAACAGCTCCATCAACACCTCGAGCATCAGCCATGGCCGGCAACACTCAGCCCGGCTGCCCCGACGCTCGCCGCGCGACGCAACGTGGCCGAGTGCCGGGTGATCGCGGACGCGGCGAGGCCGGAGAAGCAAGAAGACACCGCGTCGCCCGGCGCCGCCATGAGCGGGGTCGTCCAGCAGGAGCAGGACGACGGGTTCGACATCGGGAGCGACCCCTGCGACTCGCTGTGGGATCTGCCGCCGATCTGTCAGCTGTCCTGCCTGGCAGGTCTCTCATCATGCACTAGAGGTTGA